The genomic DNA CGGGCCTGCtccggagggggggggggttccctTCCCGTAGAATAAGGTTGGCCCCCGTGCCCCTGGATTCAGTCATTCCGGGAAAATCCCAGGTCTGCTTTGGACCCGCCCCTTCCCCACGTCTGCAGAGAGAACCAGCTGCGGAGCTGTTCTTTCTGCCCCGCGTTTATGTTTTCACATCGCGTGTGTGTTTTTATCTGGTATGAATGGTACCACGTATCGTGTTTGCAGCTCTCACTTTGCTGTAGCAGTGAGCTTTCGAGAGCTAGCTATCACAGGTAGGTCTAGGTTTTTCGGTTTGTTTCTCCCCTCGTGACGGCTTAGTTGGTTGGTATTTGAGCTCCAGAATACACCACATTTGACCCAAGTTCTCGGGGCTGTCCGGCTTACCCTGTGCATTCCCGTCTTCTCCGGCCCAGCGACGGCCGCCGGGCACCCCAGCGAGGGGGGTGGAGACTGCCACCCTTGGGCTTCCATTCCGACCGGAAGGGGACCAGCGTAGCCCCAGAGAACCCCTTGAGGGCTGGAGCTTTATTTTCAATACTTTTCTGTTCGAACCCTTCAAGCTACTGTATTTCGATGCCACTCTCAAAAGTTGTCTCGCTGCGTCAGGTAATTGGCATTGGGGCTCTGCCTTGCTCAAGAGACTGTCAttatgctgctgctgctccccccccccccccaaatcattTCTGAGAGTTTGTGAGGCACCGTGGTGCTGACCTTGTTGGAAGAAAGTGGCCAGTTTATGCTGGTCGGTGTTTAAAAGGTGCAGGGGTTTACTGATCTGGTGTTTCCATGAGAAACTTTTGATGTCACTCTATTTTACTTTCAAGTAAATGAACCTTTCCCCTTCAGAAGCGATTTGAAATCGAAGAGATGGttgtttttatgctttatttgGCAAAACAGGTGCTGGCGTGGAAATTTagataataaaaatgtagagTTTATGAAATCTGGTAGCTAGATACATGCGTATATACAAGTTAGTATCTCTAGCTATTACATTAACATAATACCAGTTTAATTTCATGTCTCTTCTTTAAAACATCTTCATAAGATTTCCacgaagcagaaaaagaaaatgcttttttaaaaatgtgacagcACAGCAAAGATTACTTTGAGTGCTAATTAGAACTAGGGCTTGTGGGTTTCCCTTGATTTAACTTCATTATTGGATCAATTTGTATCAAGTTACTATGTAGAATTAATTTggtgaaatgtttttatttttggtccaTTAAAGTTATGGGTTGATCAATTTACAGAACATTTCCTCTCTGTATAACTAcagcattcagaaaaaaaaaaaaaaagaaaaatcactgttgTTAACTCAGTTCATCTGGGTGAATCATAACCTAACTTGAAAACAAGTCCTTTCTCCCCTACTGTACTTTCTTTTGGGAAGTACTGCATGAATGCCTACTTTGTACCAAGCACTGGGCATAACGCTGGATGTGCAGTGGTGAGGAAGTAAGGTACTCTGTGCTTTTCAAAATTAGCTCACAGTGTGATGGGAATAAAATGCACGCCTCAGCTGGCACTCTGATTTCCTATCTGAACATTCTTACATCTCATTTTGATGGCATTTCTTTATCAATATGAGAGCTGGCTTTGCAGTATAGATACATACAGCTATTCTTAATTCTAATTCAAGTTGTAAGAACAATATGCTAATACATAAAaaattgcctggcacatagtactgTGTGAAATTGTTGCTGCTAGTGATGTGTCAGATTTCAGCGTTGGATGTACTGGGAAAATCCTTAAATTCTTTAAAGCATCCTGGAAATGGTATGTGTTAGTTATTTTCGAGCTGCTTCATTCGTGCCTAGAATCTGGCCTTCGTGTTAAGTTTTGACAACCTTGatttacttctcttttaaaaatagctaagtGGATTAATTATATAGTTGTTGGCTTTTAATGTTAAGTCATTTTAATAGTGGATAGGCAGGTGTCAAAGTGTTCTTACTCAAAGACTTATAATCAACTCTTATCGTAAGGGTTATGATTGGGGGGTTACAAGGTGGTATGTgtgattaaatataaatatgggaTTTTTAGCTATAAggaaaaatttgatttttactgGCAACATGAAAGCTGTCTTAATGTGAGCTATTTCTGAATTCTTgataaaggaggagaaaatattcagattAGATATggtgggcaaaggatttgaatgaCAAGAAGGGAAGAATAAAGATACTGGATAGAATACATGCAGAAAGTTAAGGTTTATTTAGAGAGCAAAGAAAAGTTCATCTGAGGAGGAAAGGATTGTGCTAGAAAAGTCTGAGGATAGTTGACTGGGagaaaaataactgaagagaTGATGGAAGGTGGTGGCTCACCTTGTAGAAAAAGATTAGTCTTTAGCACCCATAATTAATAGACTTTCTGATTAGGTGAGAAGAACCCGAGGGGGCATTAGGCATTAGCCAGGTTGGCAGTGTTAGTCTAGCAGCCGTGATCTAAAACCAGAGGATTaccagataataataataataagatagcCACTTATCTAAGCATTTGAGGGCCTTAAGGGTGGTATTATCTATACTTGAAAACTAATGTGTAATGTAGCAGTTTGATGTAATGGAAGCTCTGTCCAAAGAGCTGGATTCTAATCTCTGTTGTTGCATTAACTAGTTGTGTAACTTTGGACAAAATGTGTGTCTCTGAGTAcattatgtgcatttttttttttttttttttaccatggtTTCTTACATGTAGTTGGTATCTGTCTTGGTAAATTATGGTCTTCGGTTCTCATGTTAGATATTTGTTTTGGATCACAGGTACCCTCTTACCAATTATACTTTTGGTACAAAAGAGCCCCTCTATGAGAAGGACAGCTCTGTTGCAGCCAGATTTCAGCGCATGAGGGAGGAATTTGATAAAATTGGAATGAGAAGAACTGTAGAAGGGGTTCTGATTGTACATGAGCACCGGCTACCACATGTGTTACTGCTACAACTGGGAACAACTTTCTTCAAATTGTAAGTGTCACTGGAAATTAACAGCTAGACAACTTTTAATAGGATTGCTGTTTTATGCAGGTTTGGAAGACAATTTCAGATTTTAGTCGTTTATTTCTATAAACACTGCTGTTAATGGAgtctttagaaagagaaaatcataagtccttttttttctccagcataGTGCTCATTTAGTGCCTAACTGGCAATCTGCATGTTTCTGTATTTGTTGTTAGTAACTGAGCCTGATAGAAACCCCATGAAGCAAATTAGTCCAACTTCAGTTTCTAAATGTCATTGTAGCATTATTAAGAACAATTGGTATTTCTTTCTTAGGATGAATGGTGTTTCCCATTCTTAaaataacttacatttttataggtaactgtttatttttatcatttaaactCATACATACCTCCATATTATACATGTAGTGCATAGTTGTTTGACCAGATTGTGTGTACCACAAAGAGAGGACTCAAGTCCTTAGATTGAAATTCTTGAGGAATGTCTCATTCTTCAGACCTAAAGAATGTGGTCTGTTGCTTCTTTGGGCATTTCTAGAATCCATTATGACCAGGCACCTTCCAGAGAGAAAAGATTGGGATAGACTGGTGACAGAAATTGTTATGTTACTTATCTTGTTTGTTTAAAACTAAGGTTTGTGTATGGTTAGTCTGGTGAAGTAATATTATGAATTCAACTTTCTAGTACATTCTTCCCCCTCCCTTtgacatttgtttgtttgattgccTTATGTGACATTGAAATATGTGTTATTCAGTTACATGATAGAGATGACTATTATTGTCTTGTTCCTGTTATCCTAAAATTGTATTAAGTTGAAAGCTGAAATTCTTAACCTTTATACAGACCTGGTGGTGAGCTTAACCCAGGAGAAGATGAAGTTGAAGGACTAAAACGCTTAATGACCGAGGTATTTCTCCATTTAACCACTTTGGCGGTTTTATCCTTGCCTATCTGAACATCCAACAACTGAATGGATAACtaggctttttatctttttattttttaaatttattttgactagttttcaataaataaaacttaagaacaAAGTGTTAGTACTATGtttattttctgcagtttgaacTTGTACTTAACCTTTTTTTACATTGAAGTGTTGGTGTAACAATAATGGTTAATAAAAGCCAACATTCATTGAGTACTTACTGTACTaggcactgttctgagtgctTTACAGGCAGTAGCTCCTTCAACTATCACAACAGCCCTAGGGAGAAGTACTGTTATTAGTCCCAATTTACCGTTTGGGATACTGGGCACAGAGAGTTCAAGTAACTTGCTTGATATTTACATCTATGTCATGGAGCTGGAGATTGGAATGTACTTTAATTTTGTTGCGGTGTAGGCTGCTATGGGGTTTTGGCAAGACTGATTCCTTTTAATACCTCTTCATTTTTGCACATATCTTTTAGGCTTTATGCAAATTGTACTACCTTTTAAAAGTCACTGTAATGTATGTCTCTAAAGACTTGAGGCCAAATGCATAGATGCCTGAGGTTTTGAGATTGCAGGttgtttgtattattatttttcttttttagcacaAATCCTTCCCTCTTTAATTACAAAACTAACACACATTGTGTACAAAACCCTTGGCAAATACAGAAAAGCAGGaggagaaacaaaactaaaatcacCTGCAATTCTGCTACTTTGACGTATTGCTTtatcttttcagtatttttttcatatttttaaacttaaattcaatttccagtatttttttaagtaccttATAACTTCTAAATATTGTGCTGTGCTTGTACTTCCATTTACATGTGGTTGATTGAACTTACTTGCTTAACTCAGCTGCTTCTCAAGAATCTGCCAAAAAGGAAGTAAAggggtttttaaaagatagaaattcAGTGGGATTGAAGGAGTATAAGATGcgacaaattacaaaaaaaggatttttagaaGCTAGAAAACAGATGGGCAAATCACATCTGACTTAGCAGAAACCTCAGCCCAGCAGGAGGGTAGTCCAGGACCTAGCACTGTATAATGCCAGAAGAGCTAAGGAATTGGAAGTGCCAGGTGCCCATGAAACGGGGCATGCATGGACTAGAAACTGGATTGATTGACAGTCTGTATTTCTATGTCTAGATTGTCTTCCAGTTAAAGACTGGCTGGTGATCGAGTGTTAGTAGAGATTGACTCAGAGAACATGAAGAATGAAGAAGTAGAAGGGATGAGAATACATGAGAGTTTACATCCTGAATAGTGAGACTTCTACTACTCTGATAGAACTGTGACAAGTAGGCCTATATACCCCAGGCTGACGGCTGGAGGTTTTGTTTCTGGAGAAAGTGACCAGTCCAAAAATCCCCTCTCCAGATGATCATAATTGGGAATCTTCCCAAAGTATAGTGTGGTCCTATCACTCAGAGGTGACAGCTGAGCATCTTACTGCTTTACCCTTAATTGTGAGCCAGGCTTTTGGAGAAAGTATCTtaacaagaaaaagataaaaagaagtggAATTCAACAGAAACAAAATTCAGCAATCCGTAAAATCACGATTAATATTCTTGgtgtgatgaaagaaattgggcTGTAAAAAGGACTATTCAGCCAATAAGAAAGAACCcatgagtattaaaaaaaatgttagaaacaaAACATTCAGTAGAGGATTAAAAGATTGACTTGAGGAAATCTAGAAAGTAGGATGAAAAGGtaaaacaggtgaaaaaaaagaaaattagtggaTCATTCTAGAAGGACCAAAATAGATTATAGATAGTGAGAGAAAGAATATCAAAgcaataattcaagaaaattgcCCAAACTTAAAAAGCATGAGTTTTCAGATCGAAAGACCTATCGGCCTGCTCTCTATAATGAATGTTAGAAGTTTAAATCAGTAAGTTTAAATCACTAAAGACCAGATCCTAAAAACTGGTTCCAGAGTTAGAGAGAAGAGGGCAGACATGAAGTTAGATACAAAGCATCAAAGTCAGAAATGATACTGACTTTCTAGATATAAAACTGGAAGTTAAAAGGTCTTGGAACATGCCTTCATTAATTCTGAGAGAACATGATTTCTGTCATAGAATTTTCCGTCTTATCAAACCGTAAATCAAGTGCAGGTAAAATTATTTCCAGACATAGAGTTTCTAGAAATATATCTCTTATACCTTTTCTCAGGAAGctaccgggggggggggggggggggggggtattcaccaccaaaatgaaagaaaaaagtcagaagaTAAGAGATTCAGAGTATACAAAGGATCTAACAACACAGGAGGGAGGCAAAGGAAAGCCCTAGGATTCCAGTTCCCAGGCAGAGCTGAGAGGCATGTACAGACTGGAGGATGATTATAGAAAGTGTcccttagggggaaaaaaatgaaattgacagAATACTTGAcatttgaattgaaaagaaatttaagttcTGGGACAAATGTGGACATGAGATAGTGATAGTGAATGAAATTCGAATGAAACAGTTGTTaactctaaaagaaaagaataaaaataaaaaataaaagaatagttgTAAGAAAATGCAGTTATAGTTTATTAAACACTCTGGTATGTCTGAGTCACCTGGTCATAACTTAAATACCACATGTAGACTTAATCGAGTATTGATAATAGGAGGATGgtagaagagaaagtaaaaaatggaggatatggttttaaaattcaaattctcacCCATAGTAGAGGGTgttaattgcttttttctttaggtttatgaaaatgtaatcaagaaatgataaaaaaatacattaaaagtgtAATTATAATGGAAAAACCTGATAAATAATACCTCAGCCAGATGATCAAGGTTAAGATCAGTGAAAAGCTATGTTCATATAATGTGCCCTCAACGTGATATGATGAGAGTGGTACTTCACAGTGGTACTTGGTGGTCTTCCACTCCAGACTCCCCAGAATTCATAATCCCAGTCTAATTGAGGGGTTTGTTACAAAATATCTGATTAGTATTcctcaaaactgaaaattatCAAAAACAGGGAACCTAAGAAACTGTTACACAGTCTACAGAAAAAATTACAACTAAATTTTTTGTAGTAGCCTATAGGAGATTCTGGGCCTGGAAAAGTATATTAGTTAAAAACTAAGAATAT from Canis lupus dingo isolate Sandy chromosome 2, ASM325472v2, whole genome shotgun sequence includes the following:
- the NUDT21 gene encoding cleavage and polyadenylation specificity factor subunit 5 — translated: MFSHRVCVFIWYEWYHVSCLQLSLCCSSELSRASYHRYPLTNYTFGTKEPLYEKDSSVAARFQRMREEFDKIGMRRTVEGVLIVHEHRLPHVLLLQLGTTFFKLPGGELNPGEDEVEGLKRLMTEILGRQDGVLQDWVIDDCIGNWWRPNFEPPQYPYIPAHITKPKEHKKLFLVQLQEKALFAVPKNYKLVAAPLFELYDNAPGYGPIISSLPQLLSRFNFIYN